Proteins from one Ketobacter alkanivorans genomic window:
- the ectB gene encoding diaminobutyrate--2-oxoglutarate transaminase, whose translation MKIFEEIESEVQSYARAFPRVFNRAKAEFLYDLEGNEYLDFLAGAGTLNYGHNNDKFKGKLLDYISADSISHGLDLHTKAKGEFLEAFNEKILKPRDLDYMVQFTGPTGTNAVEAALKLARNVTGRENIVSFTNGFHGVSLGSLSATGNSHHRGAAGVSLPGTSRMPYDQYLGENIDTTEYLDKVLCDSSSGIDKPAAVIVETVQGEGGINVASMEWLRQLDTVCKKHEVLLIIDDIQAGCGRTGSFFSFEEAGIYPDIVTLSKSLSGYGLPFAVVLIRPDLDLWRPGEHNGTFRGNNMAFVTAKAAIDTYWSDDSFSKEIKRKGRYIEQRLESIVDQYGEGNFTARGRGMFQGISCVNGELASKITQSCFAKGLIIETSGADDQVVKFLCPLIISDESLKRGIDIVEQAIREVCAKEDSIPEEIVYFEAKKAS comes from the coding sequence ATGAAAATATTTGAAGAAATTGAATCTGAAGTGCAAAGCTACGCTCGAGCCTTTCCCCGAGTTTTCAACCGCGCGAAAGCCGAGTTTTTGTATGATCTGGAAGGCAACGAGTATCTGGACTTCCTGGCTGGAGCAGGCACGTTGAACTACGGCCATAACAACGATAAATTCAAAGGCAAGCTGCTGGATTACATCAGCGCCGACAGTATTAGCCACGGTTTGGATTTGCATACCAAGGCAAAAGGTGAGTTTCTGGAAGCCTTTAACGAAAAAATTCTTAAGCCTCGCGATCTGGATTACATGGTTCAGTTCACCGGGCCAACGGGCACCAATGCGGTAGAAGCGGCATTGAAACTGGCGCGCAATGTGACCGGTCGTGAGAACATTGTCTCGTTTACCAATGGCTTTCATGGCGTGAGCCTGGGGTCGCTTTCAGCCACCGGAAACTCCCACCACCGGGGAGCCGCAGGGGTGAGCCTGCCAGGCACCAGCCGTATGCCCTATGATCAATATTTAGGTGAGAACATAGATACCACAGAATATCTGGACAAGGTTCTGTGTGATTCCAGCAGTGGTATCGACAAGCCTGCCGCGGTGATCGTTGAAACGGTTCAGGGCGAGGGTGGCATTAACGTAGCCAGTATGGAGTGGCTGCGCCAGTTGGACACTGTCTGCAAAAAGCATGAAGTATTGTTGATAATCGATGATATTCAGGCAGGCTGCGGCAGAACTGGTAGCTTCTTCAGTTTTGAAGAGGCAGGCATCTACCCTGATATCGTCACCCTGTCCAAATCTTTAAGTGGATACGGGCTGCCTTTTGCGGTTGTACTGATACGCCCGGATTTGGATTTGTGGCGTCCAGGTGAGCACAACGGTACATTCCGCGGCAACAACATGGCCTTTGTTACCGCAAAAGCGGCCATTGATACCTACTGGAGCGATGACAGCTTCAGCAAGGAGATAAAGCGTAAAGGCCGTTATATCGAGCAGCGCCTCGAAAGTATTGTTGATCAATATGGCGAAGGAAACTTCACCGCGCGAGGCCGCGGCATGTTCCAGGGCATCAGCTGTGTAAATGGAGAGCTGGCCAGTAAAATTACCCAGAGCTGCTTTGCCAAGGGCCTGATAATCGAGACCAGCGGCGCAGATGATCAGGTAGTGAAGTTCCTTTGCCCGTTGATTATCAGTGATGAAAGCCTGAAGCGAGGCATCGACATCGTTGAGCAGGCTATCCGTGAAGTCTGTGCCAAAGAGGATTCCATCCCCGAAGAAATTGTATATTTTGAAG
- a CDS encoding MarR family winged helix-turn-helix transcriptional regulator yields the protein MNPVDEVLVALRRVIRATDLHSKYLAKTTGLTAPQILLLRAIRDKGRVTIGELANDITLSQATVTTILDRLEARGLAVRERSTEDKRKVHAALTDSGKAVIAQAPMPLQEQFTQQFSALQEWEQMMIVSSLQRVATMMDAQLIDASPVLDIGQLDRRNTAGTDRHPLE from the coding sequence TTGAACCCAGTTGATGAAGTTTTGGTGGCTTTACGCAGAGTGATCCGTGCCACCGATTTGCATTCCAAATACCTGGCCAAAACAACTGGGCTTACCGCGCCACAAATTCTATTGTTGCGGGCAATACGGGATAAGGGACGTGTCACCATTGGCGAACTGGCCAACGACATTACGCTGAGCCAGGCAACGGTTACCACCATTCTTGATCGGTTAGAGGCGCGGGGATTAGCGGTACGAGAACGCTCAACAGAAGATAAGCGCAAGGTACATGCGGCCTTGACGGACAGTGGCAAAGCCGTGATAGCGCAAGCCCCCATGCCATTGCAGGAGCAATTTACGCAGCAATTCAGCGCTTTGCAGGAATGGGAGCAAATGATGATCGTGTCATCGTTGCAGCGTGTCGCCACCATGATGGACGCACAACTTATCGATGCGTCGCCGGTGTTGGATATCGGCCAACTCGACCGCAGAAACACAGCCGGTACCGACCGACACCCTCTGGAATGA
- a CDS encoding dihydrolipoyl dehydrogenase family protein — translation MSEFKKPKSFDRNMIVIGAGAAGLVTSYIAAAVKAKVTLIEGHRMGGDCLNTGCVPSKSLLRTAGVLHEMTRAREFGLRPVEMEFDFAEVMEKVQRNIRAIEPHDSVERYTSLGVECIQGYARLKSPWEVEVNGQTLTARSIVIATGARPAIPPIPGLANTGFLTSDTVWDLRQKPKRLAVLGGGPIGCELSQAFSRLGVEVTQIEMLPRIMIREDEEVSALVTANFAHEGITVLTNHKVVGVDRYARDKVVICEHKGKRVAVHCDEILVAVGRTANTDSLGLEELGIALNPNRTIKTDPWLRVPNYKHILACGDVAGPYQFTHTAAHQAWYASVNGLFGHLKKFKADYSVIPWATFTQPEVARVGLNEIDAKDKNIPYEVTCYGIDDLDRAITDEEAYGFVKVLTKPGKDTILGVTIVGQHAGDLIAEYVLAMKHGLGMNQILGTIHIYPTMNEANKYAAGEWKRAHKPDWLLRWVEKCHNWRR, via the coding sequence ATGAGCGAATTCAAGAAACCCAAATCATTCGACCGCAATATGATCGTCATAGGTGCCGGGGCAGCCGGGCTGGTGACCTCCTATATCGCGGCGGCGGTAAAGGCCAAAGTGACTCTGATTGAGGGTCACCGCATGGGCGGGGACTGCCTCAATACCGGCTGTGTGCCCAGTAAGAGCCTGCTGCGAACGGCGGGCGTGCTGCATGAAATGACTCGAGCCCGTGAATTCGGCCTGCGGCCGGTGGAAATGGAGTTCGACTTTGCTGAGGTTATGGAAAAGGTGCAGCGCAACATCCGCGCCATAGAGCCCCATGACTCGGTTGAGCGTTATACCAGCCTGGGGGTGGAATGCATACAAGGGTATGCGCGCTTGAAAAGCCCGTGGGAGGTGGAAGTAAACGGCCAAACCCTGACTGCCCGCAGCATCGTAATTGCCACCGGCGCGCGTCCGGCCATTCCGCCCATTCCTGGTCTGGCCAATACTGGCTTCCTAACCTCCGATACCGTGTGGGATTTGAGACAAAAACCCAAGCGCCTGGCGGTGTTAGGTGGCGGCCCCATCGGTTGCGAGCTATCCCAGGCCTTCAGTCGCCTTGGTGTGGAAGTAACACAGATAGAAATGCTGCCCCGCATTATGATTCGAGAAGATGAAGAGGTCTCGGCTCTGGTGACGGCCAATTTCGCCCATGAAGGCATCACCGTACTCACCAACCATAAGGTAGTGGGGGTAGATCGCTATGCCCGCGACAAAGTCGTCATCTGTGAACATAAAGGCAAGCGGGTAGCCGTACATTGCGATGAAATCTTGGTGGCCGTGGGTCGAACCGCCAATACGGACAGCCTGGGGCTGGAGGAGCTTGGTATAGCCTTAAACCCCAATCGCACCATTAAAACAGACCCCTGGCTGCGAGTGCCCAACTATAAACACATACTGGCGTGTGGTGATGTGGCTGGCCCCTACCAGTTTACCCACACCGCAGCTCATCAGGCCTGGTATGCGTCCGTAAACGGTCTGTTCGGGCACCTGAAAAAGTTCAAAGCCGATTATTCGGTGATTCCGTGGGCAACCTTTACCCAGCCGGAAGTGGCGCGGGTCGGGCTGAATGAAATAGACGCCAAGGACAAGAACATCCCCTACGAAGTGACCTGCTATGGGATTGACGATCTGGATCGTGCCATCACCGATGAAGAGGCGTATGGCTTCGTTAAAGTACTGACCAAGCCCGGCAAGGACACGATTTTGGGTGTCACTATCGTTGGTCAGCATGCGGGTGATTTGATTGCCGAGTATGTTCTGGCCATGAAACATGGGTTGGGTATGAATCAGATATTGGGCACCATACACATCTACCCCACGATGAACGAAGCCAATAAATACGCCGCCGGGGAATGGAAGCGGGCCCACAAGCCAGACTGGCTGCTACGTTGGGTTGAGAAATGCCATAACTGGCGGCGCTAG
- a CDS encoding TVP38/TMEM64 family protein encodes MLKKVLILVVLTSVVIGAWFVFDLNQYFSFYYIQSQQAAWQQALQDNPLTVALVFFAVYVLVTALSLPGAAVMTLAAGALFGVVYGTILVSFASTIGATLAFVIARYIARDWVQQRFAEQLKTINNGIEAEGGFYLFSLRLIPAFPFFLINIVMALTPIKVWHFYWISQIGMLAGTVVYVNAGTQLSQLESMQGILSLELILSFVALGLLPLAAKKIISSIRARRTA; translated from the coding sequence ATGCTAAAGAAAGTGTTAATTCTTGTGGTGCTGACGAGCGTTGTCATTGGTGCCTGGTTTGTGTTCGATCTTAACCAGTATTTCTCCTTTTATTACATTCAATCACAACAGGCTGCCTGGCAGCAGGCATTGCAGGATAACCCCCTTACGGTGGCGCTGGTGTTTTTTGCCGTTTATGTTTTGGTGACCGCGCTGTCTCTGCCTGGCGCAGCGGTCATGACCCTGGCAGCCGGGGCCTTGTTTGGCGTGGTGTATGGCACCATCCTGGTTTCGTTTGCCAGCACCATCGGTGCCACCCTGGCCTTTGTGATTGCCCGTTACATCGCCCGCGATTGGGTGCAGCAGCGCTTTGCGGAGCAGCTGAAAACCATCAACAACGGCATTGAGGCGGAAGGTGGCTTCTACCTGTTCAGTCTGCGCCTTATCCCTGCGTTTCCATTCTTCCTGATTAATATTGTGATGGCGCTGACCCCCATCAAGGTATGGCATTTCTACTGGATCAGTCAGATCGGCATGCTGGCTGGCACGGTGGTGTATGTGAATGCGGGCACCCAGCTTAGCCAATTGGAATCCATGCAAGGCATACTGTCCCTTGAGTTGATTCTCTCGTTTGTAGCATTAGGGTTGCTGCCACTGGCAGCGAAAAAAATAATCAGCAGTATCAGGGCGCGGCGCACAGCATGA
- the hemB gene encoding porphobilinogen synthase: MTGKTLNRGPFPATRMRRMRRQDFSRRLMRETILTPSDLIYPMFVLEGKGQRESIASMPGVERVSLDLLQQEAKHLSSLGVPAIAIFPVTEQDKKTLDAKEAYNPNGLAQRAIKAIKDAAPEMGVITDVALDPFTTHGQDGIIDAEGYVLNDRTVETLIKQAQSHAEAGADVVAPSDMMDGRIGAIRQQLEAAGHINVCILAYSAKYASSYYGPFRDAVGSASNLKGGNKFTYQMDPANRQEALHEVALDLQEGADMIMIKPGMPYLDIVREVKDQFGAPTFVYQVSGEYAMHMAAFQNGWLDQEAVTLESLNCIKRAGADGILTYFAKYAAERLNS, from the coding sequence ATGACAGGCAAAACTCTAAACCGAGGCCCATTTCCCGCCACTCGCATGCGCCGTATGCGTCGACAGGATTTCAGCCGTCGCCTGATGCGGGAGACGATCCTAACCCCTTCCGACCTGATTTACCCCATGTTTGTGCTGGAAGGTAAGGGTCAACGGGAATCGATTGCCTCCATGCCTGGCGTCGAACGGGTGTCCCTGGACCTGCTACAGCAAGAGGCCAAGCACCTCAGCAGCTTGGGTGTACCCGCTATAGCCATCTTTCCGGTTACCGAGCAGGATAAGAAAACCCTGGATGCCAAAGAAGCCTACAACCCCAATGGCTTGGCTCAGCGTGCCATCAAGGCCATTAAAGATGCGGCTCCGGAGATGGGCGTGATCACCGATGTGGCTCTGGACCCTTTCACCACCCACGGTCAGGACGGCATTATCGATGCCGAAGGCTATGTGCTGAACGACCGCACCGTAGAAACCCTGATCAAACAGGCCCAATCCCACGCCGAGGCCGGTGCCGATGTGGTAGCCCCTTCGGACATGATGGACGGCCGAATCGGAGCGATTCGTCAGCAATTAGAGGCTGCCGGTCATATTAATGTCTGTATTTTGGCCTATTCTGCTAAGTATGCCTCCAGTTATTACGGCCCGTTTCGAGATGCAGTGGGCTCCGCCTCCAATCTGAAAGGCGGCAACAAGTTCACCTATCAAATGGACCCGGCCAATCGCCAGGAAGCGCTTCATGAGGTGGCTTTGGACTTACAGGAAGGCGCAGACATGATCATGATCAAGCCCGGCATGCCCTATCTGGACATCGTGCGGGAAGTGAAAGACCAGTTTGGTGCCCCCACCTTTGTCTACCAGGTGAGCGGCGAGTACGCCATGCACATGGCGGCTTTTCAAAATGGCTGGCTGGATCAAGAAGCTGTCACACTGGAGTCATTAAACTGTATTAAAAGAGCAGGTGCTGATGGCATTCTCACCTACTTTGCAAAATACGCGGCAGAACGACTGAATAGCTGA
- the ppk1 gene encoding polyphosphate kinase 1, with translation MTTKQTAPIPDTSQAANESAEPVENTIDLNDSAYYTNRYISLLEFNLRVLAQAEDTTLPLMERLKFLLIFSSNMDEFFEVRLAGLQRDIAFNQARPESDGLHPKEVLKIISDKCHAAIERQYSLLNDELLPLLAQENIHFIARDSWTAPQVQWIKHYFRQQVAPVLTPIGLDLAHPFPRLVNKSLNFLVTLEGNDAFGRQLGLAVVPAPKSLPRIIRMPDEVCESGDNFIFLSSIIHYHAGYLFPGMKSTGCYQFRLTRNSDLFVDEEKVEDLSTALRGELYSRRYGEEVRLEVADNMPDELIDFLLNKFGLDDTQIYKVNGPVNLTRMMSVLDVAKPHHEFPSFKPKLPSDLQRSDRMFAAINSGDILLNHPYESFQPVIYFLRQASRDPDVVAIKQTLYRTGTNSEILDLLVEAARNGKEVTAIVELRARFDEESNLEIAARLQEAGVVVVYGIVGHKTHAKMMLVVRREGAKLKRYVHLGTGNYHAGNARLYSDYSLLTCNEELAEDTHKIFQELTGMGKPATLKHLYHSPFTLQQELLVQHIRQERDNALNGLPAKIIFKCNSFTDQEVIQELYRASQAGVEIKLIIRGICCLRPGIPGVSDNIEVRSVVGRFLEHTRVYYFHRNGEYSLYCASADLMERNLYRRVEISFPILDEKLRARAYKEGLEIYLKDNYQAWIMNTDGSYTRLEPKEGEERLSAQAYLVEKLS, from the coding sequence ATGACCACAAAACAGACTGCACCCATACCAGACACCAGCCAAGCGGCTAACGAAAGCGCCGAACCGGTCGAGAACACCATCGACCTGAACGACAGCGCCTATTACACCAACCGCTACATCAGCCTGCTGGAATTTAACCTGCGAGTACTGGCCCAGGCGGAAGACACCACCCTGCCGTTAATGGAGCGGCTCAAGTTTCTGTTGATTTTCAGCAGCAATATGGACGAATTCTTTGAAGTGCGTCTGGCCGGTCTGCAGCGGGACATCGCCTTTAATCAGGCACGCCCGGAGTCCGATGGTTTGCACCCGAAAGAGGTGCTGAAGATCATCAGCGACAAGTGTCATGCGGCTATTGAGCGCCAATACAGCCTGCTCAATGATGAACTATTACCCCTGCTGGCACAGGAAAACATCCACTTTATCGCCCGCGACAGCTGGACCGCGCCTCAAGTACAGTGGATCAAGCACTACTTTCGCCAACAGGTGGCACCGGTGCTCACCCCCATCGGCCTGGATCTGGCGCACCCGTTTCCCCGCCTGGTGAACAAAAGCCTCAACTTTCTGGTGACCCTGGAAGGCAACGACGCCTTCGGCCGCCAGCTGGGCCTGGCCGTGGTACCTGCCCCCAAATCCCTACCCCGGATCATCCGCATGCCGGATGAGGTATGCGAAAGCGGCGATAACTTTATCTTTTTGTCATCCATCATTCACTACCATGCCGGCTACCTGTTCCCCGGCATGAAATCCACCGGTTGCTATCAGTTCCGACTGACCCGCAACTCCGATTTGTTTGTGGATGAAGAGAAAGTAGAGGATCTCTCCACCGCTTTGCGGGGTGAACTGTATTCACGCCGCTATGGTGAAGAAGTACGGCTTGAAGTGGCGGACAACATGCCCGATGAGCTAATCGATTTTCTGCTCAACAAATTTGGCCTGGACGATACGCAAATCTACAAGGTCAATGGCCCGGTTAACCTCACCCGCATGATGTCAGTGCTGGACGTGGCCAAGCCGCACCACGAATTTCCATCCTTCAAACCCAAATTGCCCAGCGACCTGCAGCGCAGTGATCGCATGTTTGCTGCCATCAACAGTGGCGACATTCTGCTGAACCATCCCTACGAATCATTCCAACCGGTGATCTATTTTCTGCGCCAGGCCTCGCGCGATCCTGATGTGGTGGCCATCAAGCAAACGCTGTACCGCACCGGCACCAACTCAGAAATTCTGGATTTACTGGTAGAGGCGGCCCGTAATGGCAAAGAAGTCACCGCCATTGTCGAGTTACGCGCCCGCTTTGATGAAGAAAGCAACCTTGAAATCGCCGCGCGCCTGCAGGAGGCCGGGGTGGTGGTTGTGTACGGCATCGTGGGCCACAAAACCCACGCCAAAATGATGCTGGTGGTGCGCCGAGAAGGCGCCAAGCTGAAACGGTATGTACATCTGGGAACCGGCAACTATCACGCTGGCAATGCGCGCCTGTATTCCGATTACAGCCTGCTGACCTGTAACGAGGAATTGGCAGAAGATACCCATAAGATATTTCAGGAACTCACCGGCATGGGCAAACCGGCAACCCTGAAACACCTGTATCACTCCCCGTTCACCCTGCAACAGGAACTGCTGGTACAACATATACGCCAGGAACGGGATAACGCACTCAATGGCCTGCCCGCCAAAATCATCTTCAAGTGCAACTCATTTACCGATCAGGAAGTCATACAGGAACTCTATCGCGCCTCCCAGGCTGGGGTAGAAATCAAACTGATCATACGCGGCATCTGTTGCCTGCGCCCCGGCATACCCGGTGTATCGGACAACATCGAAGTCCGCTCGGTGGTGGGGCGCTTCCTTGAACACACACGGGTCTATTATTTCCACCGTAACGGCGAATACTCGCTGTACTGCGCCAGCGCCGACCTAATGGAACGCAACCTGTATCGCCGAGTGGAAATCAGCTTCCCGATACTGGACGAGAAACTGCGTGCTCGCGCCTACAAAGAAGGCCTGGAAATTTATCTGAAGGATAATTATCAGGCCTGGATCATGAACACCGATGGCAGCTATACGCGGCTGGAACCCAAAGAGGGCGAAGAACGCCTGTCCGCTCAAGCCTATCTGGTTGAAAAGCTGAGCTAA
- a CDS encoding dehydrogenase — protein MKTIISISLECSEQDYEFTAEFLGQEFHIKRIGVDKDTKQAELLIKQWQYKADAIALEGLRDHQRVGTFELQQKLINRLEGLSQDIPITSGTRLREILQEWSVRHTQNSLKGFFNNSNVLIFSGMNHYRTARVLTEFTENLRFGDPVLQLGVPKFLSSFEALELFAKGSHQILRWTPPHVLSPSVAPIKEWNHYIMRKAMHKADVVVAFYEELERYGLEELAGKTVITAAVSEQRLHHLQEKGVNMVLDYSPQPFKDQTISIVVMEAMIMAAVGKQRERVTDDDLLEIITDLELEPRTLYPNGFKRTSRFAFVIHPLSQQYFRNAKPLDLVSKVSPPVVMNTLERIIAYAPPFIYSRVTGIASPTGAEAEGWLISVGGTPKEIMAHSPEFTYRRLLAAADMAKKLGAQIMGLGAFTKVVGDAGITVAKRAPLPITTGNSYSASGALWAAHDAVHKLGLVQIGSSGKMAGKAMIVGATGAIGSVCARLLAKAADEIYLVAPEPAKLLALKEDIQQESPGANVHVTAKADKHLGDMDMIVTATSGAGKKILDIMQVKPGCVITDVARPLDIPPEDVAKRPDVLVIESGEIRLPGDVHMKDIGLPKNVVYACLAETIVLALEGRYENFTLGRNIEWEKVREIYKLGIKHGMQLASISGVNGVYSDEDLQKIRSLALQKRPELKAQLTASSDQ, from the coding sequence ATGAAAACCATCATCAGTATCAGCCTGGAATGCTCAGAACAGGATTATGAGTTCACTGCAGAATTTCTAGGGCAAGAGTTTCACATCAAGCGCATCGGCGTGGACAAGGACACCAAACAAGCTGAGTTGCTGATCAAACAATGGCAGTACAAGGCCGACGCCATCGCGCTGGAAGGCCTGAGGGATCATCAACGGGTCGGCACCTTCGAATTGCAGCAAAAGCTGATCAACCGACTGGAAGGCCTCAGCCAGGACATTCCCATTACCAGCGGCACACGACTGCGGGAAATCCTGCAAGAGTGGTCAGTACGTCACACACAAAACAGCCTGAAAGGCTTCTTCAACAACAGTAACGTACTGATTTTCAGCGGCATGAACCATTATCGTACCGCTCGCGTTCTGACCGAGTTCACCGAAAACCTGCGTTTTGGTGACCCGGTTCTGCAACTGGGTGTACCCAAGTTTCTATCCTCGTTCGAAGCACTGGAACTGTTCGCCAAAGGCAGCCATCAGATTCTGCGCTGGACTCCACCCCACGTGCTTTCTCCCAGCGTGGCCCCCATTAAGGAATGGAATCACTACATCATGCGCAAGGCCATGCATAAGGCCGATGTCGTCGTTGCATTTTATGAAGAGCTGGAACGCTACGGGCTGGAAGAACTGGCAGGAAAAACGGTGATCACAGCGGCTGTCTCAGAGCAGCGCCTGCATCACCTGCAGGAAAAGGGCGTTAATATGGTGCTGGACTATTCACCTCAGCCCTTTAAAGATCAAACCATTAGCATTGTGGTCATGGAAGCCATGATCATGGCGGCTGTCGGCAAGCAGCGCGAACGGGTCACCGATGACGACCTGCTGGAAATCATTACCGATCTGGAGCTGGAGCCGCGCACCCTCTACCCCAACGGCTTTAAACGCACCAGCCGCTTCGCTTTCGTCATTCATCCCTTGTCGCAACAGTATTTTCGTAATGCAAAACCCTTGGATCTGGTATCCAAGGTATCACCGCCTGTGGTCATGAACACACTGGAACGCATCATTGCCTACGCCCCACCATTCATCTACTCGCGGGTTACCGGCATCGCCTCCCCCACCGGTGCAGAAGCCGAAGGCTGGCTGATATCCGTAGGCGGCACCCCCAAAGAGATCATGGCCCACAGCCCGGAATTCACCTATCGCCGCCTGCTGGCAGCCGCAGACATGGCGAAAAAACTGGGTGCCCAGATCATGGGGCTGGGTGCCTTCACCAAAGTAGTGGGGGATGCCGGCATCACCGTGGCTAAACGCGCACCGCTGCCCATTACCACCGGCAACAGCTACAGTGCATCCGGCGCGCTGTGGGCAGCCCATGACGCGGTACACAAACTGGGCTTAGTCCAGATCGGCAGCAGTGGAAAAATGGCAGGCAAAGCCATGATCGTAGGAGCAACCGGCGCCATCGGCTCGGTTTGCGCCCGCCTGCTGGCCAAAGCCGCCGATGAAATCTATCTGGTGGCACCCGAGCCTGCCAAACTGTTAGCCCTGAAAGAAGACATCCAACAGGAAAGCCCAGGAGCCAACGTCCACGTCACCGCCAAAGCCGACAAACACCTGGGCGATATGGACATGATCGTAACCGCCACTTCCGGCGCAGGAAAAAAGATTCTCGACATCATGCAAGTGAAACCCGGCTGCGTCATTACCGACGTTGCCAGACCACTGGACATACCGCCCGAAGATGTCGCTAAACGGCCCGATGTACTGGTGATTGAATCAGGCGAAATCCGCCTCCCCGGCGACGTCCATATGAAGGACATCGGCCTGCCGAAAAACGTGGTATACGCCTGCTTGGCAGAAACCATCGTGCTGGCACTGGAAGGCCGCTACGAGAACTTCACGCTGGGCCGCAACATTGAATGGGAAAAGGTACGTGAGATCTACAAACTGGGCATCAAACACGGCATGCAGCTGGCCTCGATCTCCGGCGTGAATGGCGTGTATTCCGATGAGGACTTGCAAAAGATACGCAGCCTGGCCCTGCAAAAGCGCCCGGAGTTAAAAGCACAACTGACTGCCTCATCTGATCAGTAA
- the ppx gene encoding exopolyphosphatase: protein MTQNSNPIDSETPQMAAIDMGSNSFHMVIARTECGEVRPIQKIAEKVMLATGLQDDNTLDQEALERGLDCLRRFAQCLQDINPKMVRCVGTNTLRKASNGNEFLRQARKVLNCPVEVVNGREEARLIYLGVSHSLAHDDGHRLVFDIGGGSTEFIIGKGFDPVLTESLHMGCVSYRERYFADGKITEQGFRKAVIRARLELTSLERSYRDLGWNSVVGASGTVKAIKNAMIENDWYQDGIDLDGLYKLRDKVLSYATLEDIDIAGIKADRRSVLPSGLAIMIAIYEQLGVTKARFSDGAMREGILYDMLGRHAAEDVRERTVRALMKRYSVDEAHAERVQNTAMELFHRVEKDWDLGEFCQGWLKWAALCHEVGLVVSHSGFHRHGAYLLTYSDLPGFTRQDQKIMATLVSCHRRKIRPAQLDDVLPHLLEKVRRLVLLMRLAVVFNRSRRDGALPAFSIAVAGDSVKLTFEADWINQQPLLLADLQQEQDIWKKIDCTLEFE, encoded by the coding sequence TTGACCCAGAATTCCAATCCGATTGATTCCGAAACCCCACAGATGGCCGCCATTGATATGGGCTCCAACAGCTTTCACATGGTCATTGCCCGCACCGAATGCGGTGAAGTGCGCCCCATTCAGAAGATCGCTGAGAAAGTCATGTTGGCCACCGGTCTGCAGGATGATAACACGCTGGATCAGGAGGCTTTGGAACGAGGCCTGGACTGTCTGCGTCGATTTGCCCAGTGCCTGCAGGATATTAACCCCAAAATGGTGCGCTGTGTGGGTACCAATACACTGCGTAAGGCCAGCAACGGTAACGAGTTTCTGCGCCAGGCTCGCAAGGTGCTGAATTGTCCGGTGGAGGTGGTGAACGGTCGCGAAGAGGCCCGTCTCATCTATTTGGGTGTCTCGCATTCTCTGGCCCACGATGACGGCCATCGCCTGGTGTTCGATATTGGTGGTGGTTCCACTGAATTTATTATTGGCAAAGGGTTTGATCCTGTTCTGACAGAAAGCTTGCATATGGGGTGTGTGTCCTATCGGGAGCGCTATTTTGCAGATGGTAAAATTACGGAGCAGGGTTTTCGCAAAGCGGTGATTCGGGCGCGGTTGGAGTTAACCTCCCTGGAGCGAAGCTATCGTGATTTGGGCTGGAATTCTGTGGTGGGTGCATCTGGCACCGTGAAGGCTATCAAGAACGCCATGATTGAGAATGACTGGTATCAGGATGGCATTGATCTGGATGGTTTGTATAAGTTACGGGATAAGGTGCTCAGTTACGCTACCTTGGAGGACATTGATATCGCAGGGATCAAGGCAGATCGGCGTTCGGTGTTGCCCAGTGGCCTGGCTATTATGATTGCGATTTATGAGCAGCTGGGTGTGACCAAGGCGCGCTTTTCCGATGGGGCCATGCGAGAAGGCATTCTGTATGACATGCTGGGTCGGCATGCGGCAGAGGATGTGCGGGAACGAACAGTGCGGGCACTGATGAAGCGCTACAGTGTGGATGAGGCGCACGCCGAGCGTGTGCAGAACACGGCCATGGAGCTGTTTCATCGGGTGGAGAAGGATTGGGATCTGGGAGAGTTTTGTCAGGGCTGGTTGAAGTGGGCTGCGCTCTGCCATGAGGTGGGGCTGGTGGTATCTCATTCCGGATTTCACCGACATGGCGCGTATCTGCTTACCTACTCGGATCTGCCGGGTTTTACCCGTCAGGATCAGAAAATCATGGCAACGCTGGTGTCCTGTCATCGTCGCAAAATCAGGCCCGCTCAGTTAGATGATGTGTTGCCTCACCTGCTGGAGAAAGTGCGCAGGCTGGTGCTGCTTATGCGTCTGGCGGTGGTGTTCAATCGTTCCCGTCGTGACGGTGCGCTGCCGGCGTTTAGCATTGCGGTGGCAGGTGATAGCGTGAAGCTGACTTTTGAAGCCGACTGGATCAACCAGCAGCCCCTGCTGTTGGCGGATCTGCAGCAGGAGCAGGATATCTGGAAGAAGATTGATTGCACGCTGGAGTTTGAGTGA